TGTCCTTTGCCTTGGTTACGAATAGTCTTTATCATTTGCTCGTATTTGTGTGTGTGCGATAAGAAAAGATAGCGAAGAGATGGCACGAAACGGACACTTTTGTTTTAAACACGATGTAAAGACAAATAAATTATCCTAATACTTGTGGTACAATTAGATTAACTTCTACAGTGGATCACAGCCAAAATCATACACCATATACCGGAAAATGTTTTGACGGGTATATATGTATTTCAAGTGTATCTACATTTATGTTATGTATTaatagaaaaacaaatgaatattatatatatatatatatatatattccatatTGAATGGAATATTACCGTTATCTCAACAATTGTGAATCTGTAATGAAACTATACTTGTTTTGTAACTACATTATGCATATCTAATCATACATAATTTGAAGAAGAtaattaattcttttttatGCTTAAAAGTAATATCTTTCCCTTTCACCCTCAACGTTATCACAACgtgttccgtccttcaacggaattcTCGTGCTGTGCccgcctaactttctccgggacgaatTACCTTTTCCTTTCATCCCtaaaaaacattttattgacggggaatcttcggctcgGCGTGACAAATTAACAgtccttcaacgaacgacgtgcaatcgacaaaaggtcacgttcgttaggctttcaatttcgtagagccatagccttcttcatTGCAGTTTCTATgtttatgattttttcgagccgtcttctttccggcaataaagtcatttctgcactttcgaataatgcacaccttcatTGACAGCATTTTTTGTAACAGGGTAGATAGCACGCACCGCTACGGTCGCCTGTtcagggtttcttgctacctgcggcactgcgtgctgctacgtcacttttacatccccttccatcgcgtcACTGGCCAATCAATGtctagtcttctgtccacgaaacggtataaaaactcgaaaccgatttTTCTCTTAGTCATTTTGTCGTTTTAGTCTTTAGTCGTTCGTCGGTCATCGGTCATCGGTCATTCGTCAGTCAGTGTCAGTTAAACTCAGTCATTCTCGCTCGGTCTCTAGTCCGCGACTCTGTTTCATCGGACACGCGCTGTCCATTTCAACTAAGTTCTGAATCGCAGTCAATCTGCTTCAGTCAACTTCagcagactccagctcacgctagtctactacacttaactcttcaacttcagtagactccagctcaTGCTAGTCTACTATTCAGTTAGTCAGTCAACTCAGCTTCAGTCAACTTCAGTAgtctccagctcacgctagtctatgACTCACTCATTCAGTCAACTTCagcagactccagctcacgctagtctactactcAGTTAGTCAGTCAACTCAGCTTCAGTCAACTTCAGTAgtctccagctcacgctagtctatgACTCACTCATTCAGTCAACTTCagcagactccagctcacgctagtctactattcAGTTAGTCAGTCAACTCAGCTTCAGTCAACTTCAGTAGTCTCCAGCCCACGCTAGTCTATGACTCACTCATTCAGTCAACTTCagcagactccagctcacgctagtctatgACTCACTCATTCAGTCAACTTCagcagactccagctcacgctagtctactacacttaactcttcaacttcagtagacgccagctcacgctagtctactattcAGTTAGTCAGTCAACTCAGCTTCAGTCAActtcagtagactccagctcGCGTTAGTCTACTACTCACTCATTCAGTCAActtcagtagactccagctcGCGCTAGTCTACTGTTCATTCAGCCTTCTTTCCTGTCATTCAGGTCAGTTGTCTCCAATCCTCTCAGACAGTCTCGTcttcagtagactccagctcacgctagtctactattcAGTTAGTCAGTCAACTCAGCTTCAGTCAACTACAGTAGACTCctgctcacgctagtctactactcAGATAATCTTTCAACCTTCGACCATCGAATTGAATGCTTTACAGTGCTTCAATTCATTCTTCAATTCATTCTTCAAAATTGAaacagctgttcatctttaattaGACGAACAGCGATACTAATCAATTCCGTCGCTTAGCGTAATCGGTCTTACAACccgagagattttgtaatcATGGAGTTTTAGTATCGGCTGTACTCGCTGTGCATCCTACAcatttttaattgtaattattaaatattttggaTATTCGCGCAGTGCGAAGGAAATGCCGCCGCGACTGTGAGGAGATTACGGGAAGAATTCCCAAATTTGAATACACCGACGGAATATGCCGTACGGACATTGGCGCAACGCTTTTATTCCCGCGGCATCTCAATAGCAGGAAGATCATTTTCTGCACGAACCCTCCGATCGGAAAATGACGTACAATAATAGAGGAGGACGGCACGGAGAGTGTACGAGGAATCAGTCGCCGCTTGGGGTAAGTTACAATTAAAATAACCATGATTTTTAATTACGTAAAAAAAGATGTTCTCGATCtgtaaatgtttatgcatttgtatgtatttttttacTATTTCTGTTAGCAGTACTACCGTGCACCGTATCCTACAGGACAATTCTCTGCACCCATACAAATTCATACGGGTGCAGGAATTACTGGACACTGACTTTGATCAACGGATTCAATATTCAAGGTGGCTGTTGCGAGAAGTAGCGCGAAATCCATCGTTCTGCAAATACATTTTATGGACAGCTGAAGCACTCTTCGCAAGAGAAGGGTGTTCCGCTTCGGTCACACCATGCGCAGGTTCGCTTCTCGGTTAATGGCATGGGCCGGAATTTGTGGCAATTTTATCGTTGGGCCGTACATCCTTCCTAACAGGTTGGACTGTTCAGcgtataaaattttttttaaaacatGTTCTGCCAGAACTTTTGGAATGCATTCCTTTGGAGTTCCAGCAGAACATGTTTTATCAAATGGACGGGGCTCCGGCCCATTTCGCCACAGAAGTTCGCGTCCATCTAAACGAAACCTTTCGAGACAGATGGATCGGCCGTGGCGGACCTGTGCCGTGGCCCCCACGGTCATCCGATTTGAATCCGTTGGATTTTTATTTTTGGGGACATTTAAAGGTAATTTTAGCAatgaacattttcaaattattatcgCATTTTTTTACCGTTTCTTTAGATTAATTTTGTTCACTTCTAGGATGCGGTGTACAAGTCCCCCACGGTCACCCGATTTGAATCCGTTGGATTTTTATTTTTGGGGACATTTAAAGGTAATTTTAGCAATGAAcgttttcaaattattattgcattttttttaccgTTTCTTTAGATTAATTTTGTCTACTTCTAGGATGCGGTGTACAAAGAAGCGATGAACAGCGCCGATGAAATAGTAATGAGAATGCACGGCAGCTGTTGCAACGATAACTCTCCTGAAACATTAGAAGAAGTCAGTAAAATATCTATATCGATTGTACTTATTTTACTCTATAGATGTTTTGATGATTAAATAAAGAAAGACGATTTAAAAGTTAATAAACATTACGTTCAGTTTTGTGGTTATATAAAATACGATACATCTCAGTTTACAACTGTAATAATTCTCGCGCCTTATTCAATAATAGTGATCataagtaataattattatactatattataatatataatataataatataataatataataatatatttatattatataatattataatataatatttatatattattatttatttattatttatattatataatatatataataatactcgCGCCTAGTTCAATAATAGTGATTATAagtaataattatactatattataatatataataacgtgTTATTTACCGATTATATAGATAGCTATATTGAATTGAGGATGATTCTTCGTTTGAAAAAGAACCATGAAAGATATTTCTGTAGGCCAATCCGATCCCGGACCATAAGAAACATCATCATGCATCAATTACATTGGAGCGAAAGGTGGATGATTTTAATCGAACCTTGAACGTTCACGTGAAGCGATGTTCTCGTGATGTACATAAGTCGCATGGTCAAACGCACTCCGTTACACAACCTGCACGGAAATGCTTTATTGGTGGTTAATTATTTGCATTGTTATCTCGCGTTGGCATAACGGTTATGGAAATTCCGTGTGTGGAAAATCAAATTCGTCATACCGTGTAAACTAATAACATCGTTTCCTTCGGATTACGAGGCTGCGGAAGTGCCGTTACCTACGCAACACCGTGAAGTTATTAATTCTAATCGTGTACTGTAGATAATGAAAAATAAGAACGGTGAAACCGATTTGCGAGAAAATGTGAAAACACACCAAAAAGAATCAAAACTTACCAAAACTTACCAAAAAGAGAATCAAAGGTAAAAATTAGCGATTTAATATTTTAGTTTTCATTTCCTATTTCATCAGTTTGGTCAGACGTAGAAATTGATTTTACCATGTACGCCACACTGACGCGCACCCTATGATTCAATTATGACACTCTAATTGCGAGATCTTTATGACTCATGCGCAAGGATAGGTTTCGCACGATTAATTTTACTTTCAAAACGATTCTATGCTCGGCTGCACTAGCTTGTCCAGTTACTTAGCGTATATAGCTGATATTATTCCGAAGCGTATCAAttaaattattagattatttatTTTGAACATGAAAAAATGGACTTAGGTTACGTTATTTGGCTGCTATGTAATATATGGGACCCACTTCGGGAAGGGACAGGAGACGCCAAAAACAATGGAAAACATTCTGATAAACATGTCTTCTACTTGACCTTCATTGAGGGTTATAGCCACTTCGGTTTTCAATAATTCGCGATAACTTATCTTTATAGGAGAAGCTCGAGATGATCGCGTCTGGTATTCATTGTAACTGCTACTTCCTACACTTGCCAGCAGATGACCACTTGGTCGATAACTTTCCCGCGACTACTTTGATCCGGTATGTAATCatattacaatatacaaatacgatCATGGTGCGGCCTGGAGGTGTGCAGGAGTAGGATGCATTACATAATTGAATTTTCGTTCCAAAAAATTATGTTAACCCTGTTGACAATTGAAACACTGGTCTAAAATCGCGTACAGGAATGGGTTCTACTCCTGCACGCCTACGTCCAGGTCGCAGGTTGATTCATTAGCGAGAGTCGATATAGAAATTTTCTTCGCTCCGATTGGCTGACGATTAATTGCTGGAAACAGGATCCACTGCGGATTGGATGCATAGTGAAATGGTGGGTTACTTAAAGAGTAAGAAAATCTTACTCTTGCAGAATTAGCCCTCTGATGGTCACGCAGTTATCCAATGTTCTTGCTTTTTTTACCAGGAACTTCGAAGAAGTATTCAAACCATGGTAGTGTTCGAACAGTTGAAGGTTATAAACCTTACAACTTATGGCTAATGTTAAAACTTTATAAATCGATGCCGTATCTTTTTCTGGCAAGATATATCGGATCTAAAACGACGATGAAAGTCCTTAACGTTGCAGAGAAAAATGATGCTGCAAAAAATATCGCCAGTTACTTGTCTCGTGGTAACTCTAGACGTGTAATTATATCACACAATGTTATTCGTTAAAATAGATAAGAATTCCAGAGAAATATATtcgatatttgaattttttcaatTCTGTTACAGAGAGAAGGATTGTCTCCCTACAATAAAATTTATGAATTCAATTCCAATGTATGGGGCCAAAATTGTGATATGATTATGACTTCTGTGTCGGGCCACTTGTTGAATTATGCATTTACAGGAGCATATCGTAAGTGGGAGGGTTGTCATCCTCTAAGTTTATTCGATGCACCTGTCACAAAGCAATGCATAGAAGAaagttatataaaaattaaacaaaCTCTAGAAAGGGAAGCGAAAAAGTGCAGTGCATTAATTATTTGGACAGATTGTGATCGTGAAGGAGAGAATATTGGGTTTGAAATTATTCAAGTCTGTCGAGCAGTTAAAGCTAATATACGTGTACATAGGTAATCGCATAAACACCCAAGTTGGTTTAATATATTGTATGTATTAACAAATCTGTCTGTGCGTAGAGCAAAGTTTTCTGAAATCACACAAGTATCTGTAAGCAGAGCGCTACAAAATCTGTGTGAGCCAGATGAAGCGGTCAGCAATGCTGTTGATGTCCGTAGTGAACTGGACCTGAGAATAGGTATATAACAAGAACGTTTCGTTAGAGTGCAAGTAAGTGTTTGTTATAACATAGCATTTAAACATAGTAATGTTTCTAGGTGCTGCATTTACTAGATTTCAAACGTTGAGACTCCAAAAAGTATTTCCCAGAAATCTTGCTGATATGCTTATCAGTTATGGCAGTTGTCAGTTCCCAACTTTAGGATTTGTAGTTGAAAGATATTTAGCTATAGAAAGGTTCAAATCAGAGCCATATTGGAAGATAAAAGTGATGGATACTCGTGATGAGATTTCAGTGGAATTCAGATGGGTGAGAGGgagattgtttgaaaaattacCGTGCGAAATTCTGCTGGAAACATGTTTAGAAGAACCCAACGCCACGGTAGAAAAAGTAACAAGTAAGCCTAAGAGCAAGTGGAGACCACTACCATTGGACACAGTTGTAagtataaaatatttgttgAGATAAAAGTGACAAGACATTAATTAATATCTGGCATCTAAATAAACTTAGGAACTCGAGAAACAAGGATCTAGAAAACTTCACTTAAGTGCTAAAGAAACTATGAAAATAGCAGAAAAATTATACAGTCAAGGTTTAATTAGTTATCCACGTAcagaaacaaatatatttccaAAGGAATTGAATCTTGTGCCTTTAGTAAATCAGCAAACTGATAGTTCTGCTTGGGGTAGTTTCGCACAGCAATTACTTCAGGAAGGATTAAATCCTCGACAAGGGAAGAAAAGTGATCAAGCCCATCCTCCCATACATCCAATAAAATTCAAAAATGATTTACAAGGTGAAGTTTATTGTTTATACAATTCATAACACTGTTTTATGACATTTTAGTCAACATTTTGTGACAGGTAATGAAGCAAAAGTTTACGAATTCGTGGTCCGACATTTTTTGGCTTGTTTATCTAAGAACGCAATAGGACAAGAAACAACAGTAGAAATTGATATAGCAGGCGAAAAGTTTGTTGCCAATGGTTTACAAATTACTGAACGAAATTATttgaatgtatatatatatgaaaggTGGAGCGACAAAGAAATTCTTGTATACCAAGAAGGACAGATTTTTAGACCTACCAGTATTAACATGGTACAAGAAGAAACGTCTCCGCCGCAATTATTAACTGAAGCCGACTTGATTACTTTAATGGACAAATTTGGTATTGGTACAGATGCTACACACGCTGAACATATAGATACAATAAAAGCACGTCAATATGTAGGTTTGATAGATGGAAAACATTTAATGCCTGGAAAACTTGGAATCGGATTAGTGATGGGATATGACAACATGGGATTCCAAATGTCAAAACCACACTTGAGAGCCGATTTAGAGAAGAATCTTAAGTTGTATGTATTCTTTAAAGTaatttacttatatatatatataatgttgaaCATTTGTAAAATTAGTCTTAACATGATACTTTTCTGTACAGAATATGTGAGCGACAAAAGAACCCAAACGATATCTTACAaagtcaaataaataaatatcgtgATGTGTTTAAAATAGCATTGGAACGTGCGAATTTAATTGATAGTGCTTTGGCTGATTATCTCGGGGAACAACCAATCGGAATTCAAGACGCACAAATTAATAATCCACGTGAAGatattgttatcttcaaatgtccGAAATGTAGTTCAAATATGACTCTCAAGGATAGAAAACAAGGCAATGGAAAATATATTGGCTGTATGGGATTCCCAACTTGTAACAATGTCATATGGTTTCCCTCAAATGTAGAATCTGTCGAAGTACTGGATGACGTTTGTTCACAAGTATGTAAACGTGTACTTCTGCAAGATGAATAACTTTTAATTAATTCATTATTTCTAGTGCGCCGGAAATATGCGTAAGTTAAAATTCAAGTTGACTAGAAATGCTTTTCCACTTTTTGGTACTACGTACACAACTTGCATCGGTGGCTGTGATTCTTCatttaatgaaataatgaatattAAAGATGAGAACGTTATGCATGTTAGGCAAACAACAAACGATAGTGGTTACAGTAGTACATTCAGTGGATCAAGATCATCCGTTGTTACCAATCAACTTTCAGTAAGAAACAGTGGAGCTCAACAATCTCGGGTTCAAAATAGAGTaaatttatctgaaaataacACGTCTGTAGGGTTCGTTAGATCTCAAAACAATATTAATCAACGCAATACTGATAGATCAAGAGACAATAATCGAAATTCTAAGAAACGACAGGACTCGAAGAAGAAAGATACATGGATCGACACAAAGCCCTTCAATTCTTCGAGCAACAACTTTAAACAACCAGGAATGGAGCAAGATAAAAAATGGTGTAATACTGATAATAATTCTGATATTGTGTGTCGTTGCCATGAGAACGCGATTCAATTAACTGTAAGGAAAGAAGGGCCGAATCAAGGTATcatatagaattttatttttcagGTATTTGTGAAATGGTGGATTACGTGATTTTGTCATTGTATTTGTAATACGTGTTTTAGGAAGATTATTCTATACATGCGCCAAACCAAAAGGTACGGGTTGTGATTTTTTTCTGTGGGCGGCAGACGATGCGCAACAAATGCAAAATAATTCAAATGAAAGCACAAGCCACGTGACAGCTACAAATATTAATACTAGACCAAGCACTTCCAGTTCATGGGGAGGAAATGATACCTCTGGATCGAACAGTCTTAAATGTCACTGTAATCAATTAGCAAAAGAGTGAGTAAATGTTTGGATATAATTTTTCTGTTATTCTCAATGTTTGTATTACACTATTTTCGTACGCATTGCAGACGAACTGTTCAAAAAGACGGTCCCAACAAAGGACGACTATTTTATTCGTGTCCAAAACCAATGAACGAATCTTGCAAATTCTTCCAATGGTCAGACGAAACTGTTCAAAATAATAATACTTCTTTCGTGGAACGAAATAACAAACCGTCTAGAAGTAGAGGACATGAAAATACACAAAGGAAACCACGAGCTACCGGTGGCAAGAGAAAATGCGGCCTTTGCGGAATGGAAGGTTAATATTTTCATTACTGTTTCTATGCAaaacttataattttttttctaaaaTACGGTATTTGGTCCTAGTCCCGCACATTTTCTACCTTTATGCTGTTACTATACTCTCGAATCTGCTATTATTTCTTGCAACGGTCGCTAAGCGATTTATAGAACAAGTAAACTTGTAAATAATTATCTATTCTATATTGTAGGGAAacactttaaaattatattccaagtatttttcaatttagcattaaatatttCTGAAGACCCAAGCTCTTTATTACAGTGCGGGACAaaaagatagcacactttaaaattaaagttaattaaatttttatttatttaacatcaCAACCAAGGTTCTGTTTCTGTTTCAACcaagttttcttttttattaaatttgcaaaataccactataaacatacaaaACTGGTACAGCATTGAATTTTACCAgactaaacaattttatttgaaaaaaaaaagaatttttgtaGATATACTATTGCCTAATATTAGTTTAGCGGGTAATTTGTATATCGGTGACACGGGAGTCAATGCGTCCCCAAATAGTTCAATCCGGGCCTTACAACCGGATAGGTATATACAAACCCGCGTGTTAATCTTAGTGCTATCGCATCGTTAATTCACGGCCATTGCAAGAAACAGTAGATACGTGTTGATACAATGTTGGTGCATAAGttattttcgtgaataactcgaaAACTAAGGTTTTTGCTAATTACGCTTAAAGAAAAGATAATTCAGAAACATGCCCCTAAAACATACTAAAGAATTATCGAAATCATCCTATGTTGGCATATTAAATATGCctcaaattattatttacatatatataatattggttatagttatattataattatatttatacttttaGGGCATACAAGGAAAACTTGTCCAGAAAATGCTATGGATTAAACTACTGATACAATGTATCGATAATATTGTATTGTGCAATCTTTCGATTTTGCACTGAAGTTCCGTTTTTTTATTCtggattataaatatttaaaacagaGCCCTGAAATAAACCATTTTTTAGTTCCTTAAACACACTTATTCGTTATATCGTTTAAGGATAGGTCTCTCAATTTTTTACCTTGACGGAGTTGATCATCAAATACATATATTAAGTTTCtcattgataatattcttcatatttctctaacaaacaaatctcttacgtcctttaacgcgattatttattattaaattagcttattattattagcttattaaatcgttcgttgaattgtgttcggacacggaattatttaaattcaaatatcatttaCCTACTTCGTTAATCTTTACTGTACACTTTgcttttaaaaatttcatatgttacacacgaggtgtcatgcacgctagaaaattaaaacggccattacggttaaattacttattatttcagattcgaaaaattagtaaatattcttcagacattctgaaataaggatgaatagcgtttttcttaaaattatcactgtcacgtagtaaaaaaaatttgaaaattcacGCTCCgcgacttgttcattgattcgaacgcagcACGGTGCCCCCCTTCATCTGTCACGCTCCACGGTCTAAGCACGTTGcactcgatcgatcgaccgcGTTGTAATTCGCGccctcgcctttcattggtcagtgttcttcgttaataattcgtaagcaaagctgcagattgcattttcaagaaaaagttatttaaattgaaagtggaaaaagttatttagattgacctcagctacccgtaatgcgagacatatTTGGGGACACGCTGTAAAGTGACGTTTTCACAAGCTGAGTTTCGTCTCTCTATCGTCAACGGCGCTGGAATAGAAATCCTTCAAATCTTGCAACGCTGCGTACGAACGTACAGCGAGTACTGACAGTGACGTAATATTGTAATTCGTGAAAAAAGGGGTTGTTTTTAATTAATATCGTTGTAAGTTTAATCTCAAGATATTATTTACTAGTATTATTTAATACCGCTTTATTTATGTAAGATATTTTGAATGTATGTTTGTCTTATACTCGAGCGTGTacttaaattacattattgAATTACTATGAAAATACTTATAAAATataagtatacatatatactgtTTATTTTTAATACCTAAGACAGATCTGTACATAAAAAAGGATTGGATTTACTGTATTAACTCATTATTTCATATTTCTAGTTAACACCTCTGATCAAAATGACAGAATCTGCCAGTGGCGGTGTAAAACCAATATCTATTGAAGGCCGCGTTGCCAGAGAAAGAGAACGTCTACTTGGTATGACAGATGAGGAACGAGCATGGAGAGCAAAATTCCTCAAAAGTCAGCACATTGCACATGGGGAACCAGTAATGACACCTGAGATGTACAAGCAATATTATAATCCGATTAGAAGATTTTATAGAGCACCTCTTAATGTTTTCGAGAAAGCTATAACTCCACTTGTGGTAAATAAATAGATAGTCTATAAATAGAAATGTCattgattataattattttctattaaaaaatatattttctttgatATTTTCTATGTTTTCGTTTGATTGTAGGGTAAGGATTGTGCATTTATTATGCGAGGTGTAATAGGAAGATTCACAATGGGTACTATTGCactttatgttatatattatcacCTAAAGTATAACCATGCGGTATGTAAACTCTGTTTAATAATTCATTTTGAACAGAAATTTCTGGATCTATATTAAGTAGTTACATAAGAGGACTAAGTATTTGGGATAGCATTGTTTAATAATTCATTTCGAACAGTAATTTCTGGATCTATATTAAGTAGTTACACAAGAGGACTAAGTATTTAGGATACCAACAATTTTTCTATAATGATCGTACATAGGATCAAGAAAGATGTCCTCATTTTTTCAAAGGAAATGtcttatttatgtattataacTCTTCAATTACACAGAACAACAAAAAATAAACATCAAATCTGGAGTGGAGTCAAATAAAATTAAGCAGATCAGACACTTTAAGCAGATCACTCTATACTGGGTGTCCCATTTGAAATAATGCACTCAAGTATCTTCTAAACTATagttcatttaaaaaaatgtcttAAATAAAACACCCTGTTTCGAAGGGAACATTCTACAATAGTAGCAAAtttgcatttgtgcatttgaagGTCCCTTCATTGACCTACAACACTTTGAAGATCCTTCAAGATCATTTAATGctgttttaaatataaataataaaggtAAACTTTAAACAGCATTAAACGACCTTCAGAGACTAAAGTATTTGGATCAATAAATTGATTTTGAAATGTACTATCtgcttaataaaaaatatacagtTCCATTAAAAAAGCCAAAGTTACCTTGATATCTTGA
The Megalopta genalis isolate 19385.01 chromosome 18, iyMegGena1_principal, whole genome shotgun sequence DNA segment above includes these coding regions:
- the Top3alpha gene encoding topoisomerase 3-alpha isoform X4; translation: MFLLFLPGTSKKYSNHGSVRTVEGYKPYNLWLMLKLYKSMPYLFLARYIGSKTTMKVLNVAEKNDAAKNIASYLSRGNSRRREGLSPYNKIYEFNSNVWGQNCDMIMTSVSGHLLNYAFTGAYRKWEGCHPLSLFDAPVTKQCIEESYIKIKQTLEREAKKCSALIIWTDCDREGENIGFEIIQVCRAVKANIRVHRAKFSEITQVSVSRALQNLCEPDEAVSNAVDVRSELDLRIGAAFTRFQTLRLQKVFPRNLADMLISYGSCQFPTLGFVVERYLAIERFKSEPYWKIKVMDTRDEISVEFRWVRGRLFEKLPCEILLETCLEEPNATVEKVTSKPKSKWRPLPLDTVELEKQGSRKLHLSAKETMKIAEKLYSQGLISYPRTETNIFPKELNLVPLVNQQTDSSAWGSFAQQLLQEGLNPRQGKKSDQAHPPIHPIKFKNDLQGNEAKVYEFVVRHFLACLSKNAIGQETTVEIDIAGEKFVANGLQITERNYLNVYIYERWSDKEILVYQEGQIFRPTSINMVQEETSPPQLLTEADLITLMDKFGIGTDATHAEHIDTIKARQYVGLIDGKHLMPGKLGIGLVMGYDNMGFQMSKPHLRADLEKNLKLICERQKNPNDILQSQINKYRDVFKIALERANLIDSALADYLGEQPIGIQDAQINNPREDIVIFKCPKCSSNMTLKDRKQGNGKYIGCMGFPTCNNVIWFPSNVESVEVLDDVCSQCAGNMRKLKFKLTRNAFPLFGTTYTTCIGGCDSSFNEIMNIKDENVMHVRQTTNDSGYSSTFSGSRSSVVTNQLSGSLDLKTILINAILIDQETIIEILRNDRTRRRKIHGSTQSPSILRATTLNNQEWSKIKNGVILIIILILCVVAMRTRFN
- the Top3alpha gene encoding topoisomerase 3-alpha isoform X2, translated to MLKLYKSMPYLFLARYIGSKTTMKVLNVAEKNDAAKNIASYLSRGNSRRREGLSPYNKIYEFNSNVWGQNCDMIMTSVSGHLLNYAFTGAYRKWEGCHPLSLFDAPVTKQCIEESYIKIKQTLEREAKKCSALIIWTDCDREGENIGFEIIQVCRAVKANIRVHRAKFSEITQVSVSRALQNLCEPDEAVSNAVDVRSELDLRIGAAFTRFQTLRLQKVFPRNLADMLISYGSCQFPTLGFVVERYLAIERFKSEPYWKIKVMDTRDEISVEFRWVRGRLFEKLPCEILLETCLEEPNATVEKVTSKPKSKWRPLPLDTVELEKQGSRKLHLSAKETMKIAEKLYSQGLISYPRTETNIFPKELNLVPLVNQQTDSSAWGSFAQQLLQEGLNPRQGKKSDQAHPPIHPIKFKNDLQGNEAKVYEFVVRHFLACLSKNAIGQETTVEIDIAGEKFVANGLQITERNYLNVYIYERWSDKEILVYQEGQIFRPTSINMVQEETSPPQLLTEADLITLMDKFGIGTDATHAEHIDTIKARQYVGLIDGKHLMPGKLGIGLVMGYDNMGFQMSKPHLRADLEKNLKLICERQKNPNDILQSQINKYRDVFKIALERANLIDSALADYLGEQPIGIQDAQINNPREDIVIFKCPKCSSNMTLKDRKQGNGKYIGCMGFPTCNNVIWFPSNVESVEVLDDVCSQCAGNMRKLKFKLTRNAFPLFGTTYTTCIGGCDSSFNEIMNIKDENVMHVRQTTNDSGYSSTFSGSRSSVVTNQLSVRNSGAQQSRVQNRVNLSENNTSVGFVRSQNNINQRNTDRSRDNNRNSKKRQDSKKKDTWIDTKPFNSSSNNFKQPGMEQDKKWCNTDNNSDIVCRCHENAIQLTVRKEGPNQGRLFYTCAKPKGTGCDFFLWAADDAQQMQNNSNESTSHVTATNINTRPSTSSSWGGNDTSGSNSLKCHCNQLAKERTVQKDGPNKGRLFYSCPKPMNESCKFFQWSDETVQNNNTSFVERNNKPSRSRGHENTQRKPRATGGKRKCGLCGMEGHTRKTCPENAMD
- the Top3alpha gene encoding topoisomerase 3-alpha isoform X1 — encoded protein: MFLLFLPGTSKKYSNHGSVRTVEGYKPYNLWLMLKLYKSMPYLFLARYIGSKTTMKVLNVAEKNDAAKNIASYLSRGNSRRREGLSPYNKIYEFNSNVWGQNCDMIMTSVSGHLLNYAFTGAYRKWEGCHPLSLFDAPVTKQCIEESYIKIKQTLEREAKKCSALIIWTDCDREGENIGFEIIQVCRAVKANIRVHRAKFSEITQVSVSRALQNLCEPDEAVSNAVDVRSELDLRIGAAFTRFQTLRLQKVFPRNLADMLISYGSCQFPTLGFVVERYLAIERFKSEPYWKIKVMDTRDEISVEFRWVRGRLFEKLPCEILLETCLEEPNATVEKVTSKPKSKWRPLPLDTVELEKQGSRKLHLSAKETMKIAEKLYSQGLISYPRTETNIFPKELNLVPLVNQQTDSSAWGSFAQQLLQEGLNPRQGKKSDQAHPPIHPIKFKNDLQGNEAKVYEFVVRHFLACLSKNAIGQETTVEIDIAGEKFVANGLQITERNYLNVYIYERWSDKEILVYQEGQIFRPTSINMVQEETSPPQLLTEADLITLMDKFGIGTDATHAEHIDTIKARQYVGLIDGKHLMPGKLGIGLVMGYDNMGFQMSKPHLRADLEKNLKLICERQKNPNDILQSQINKYRDVFKIALERANLIDSALADYLGEQPIGIQDAQINNPREDIVIFKCPKCSSNMTLKDRKQGNGKYIGCMGFPTCNNVIWFPSNVESVEVLDDVCSQCAGNMRKLKFKLTRNAFPLFGTTYTTCIGGCDSSFNEIMNIKDENVMHVRQTTNDSGYSSTFSGSRSSVVTNQLSVRNSGAQQSRVQNRVNLSENNTSVGFVRSQNNINQRNTDRSRDNNRNSKKRQDSKKKDTWIDTKPFNSSSNNFKQPGMEQDKKWCNTDNNSDIVCRCHENAIQLTVRKEGPNQGRLFYTCAKPKGTGCDFFLWAADDAQQMQNNSNESTSHVTATNINTRPSTSSSWGGNDTSGSNSLKCHCNQLAKERTVQKDGPNKGRLFYSCPKPMNESCKFFQWSDETVQNNNTSFVERNNKPSRSRGHENTQRKPRATGGKRKCGLCGMEGHTRKTCPENAMD